A window from Deltaproteobacteria bacterium encodes these proteins:
- the hypD gene encoding hydrogenase formation protein HypD — translation MTSNQSSANNLPYIQYRKSNRSTAYEIRALLDDIAAYQGPPLTFMEVCGTHTMAIAKSGLRSLLPSQINLVSGPGCPVCVTPVSYIDHALALSHLSSVTLTTFGDLLRVPGSPDSDEITNNLIHAKARGADIRVVYSPLEALKVAREHPSREIVFLGVGFETTTPIIAATILNAQREGLNNFSVLCAHKTIPEAMAMLANSDELKLDGFLAPGHVSVVLGHSAYTELAIRYNVPCVIAGFEAIEIVRALSCLVAQCQSGRAVVENCYSAVVHINGNPRARHILSQVFEPCDSIWRGLGIIAHSGLRLRSEYAKFDAALKFSVSLKKSIEPVGCHCGEVLRGILDPVLCPLFGKTCTPENPIGACMVSSEGSCAARYYEV, via the coding sequence ATGACATCCAATCAATCATCGGCAAATAATCTTCCATATATCCAATATAGAAAAAGCAATCGTAGTACCGCTTATGAAATACGAGCGTTACTTGATGATATAGCAGCTTATCAAGGCCCACCACTTACTTTTATGGAAGTATGTGGGACGCATACCATGGCAATTGCTAAAAGTGGTTTGCGTTCACTTCTGCCTTCACAAATAAATTTAGTTTCAGGTCCTGGCTGTCCAGTGTGTGTTACTCCGGTTAGTTATATTGATCATGCTTTAGCTCTCTCACACCTTTCATCGGTAACATTGACGACTTTTGGGGATTTATTAAGAGTTCCTGGGTCACCAGATAGTGATGAAATCACTAATAATCTTATTCATGCAAAAGCCAGAGGTGCGGATATTAGAGTGGTTTACTCACCACTTGAAGCATTAAAAGTAGCACGTGAACATCCGAGCCGTGAAATAGTTTTTTTAGGTGTTGGTTTTGAAACCACTACACCTATAATTGCAGCAACTATTCTTAATGCACAACGCGAAGGGCTAAATAATTTTTCTGTATTGTGCGCTCATAAAACTATTCCTGAAGCTATGGCAATGTTAGCCAATTCTGATGAATTGAAACTTGATGGTTTTTTAGCGCCAGGTCATGTCAGTGTTGTCTTAGGCCATAGTGCATACACAGAGTTAGCTATTCGGTATAATGTACCATGCGTCATCGCCGGTTTTGAGGCGATTGAGATAGTTCGTGCTCTTTCTTGTTTAGTGGCGCAATGTCAATCTGGCAGAGCCGTCGTCGAAAATTGTTATAGCGCAGTGGTACATATAAATGGTAATCCACGGGCGCGTCACATTTTATCCCAAGTATTCGAACCTTGTGATAGTATTTGGCGAGGCCTTGGCATAATCGCTCATAGTGGCCTAAGGCTACGTTCAGAATATGCTAAATTTGACGCAGCCCTGAAATTCTCGGTATCACTTAAAAAATCAATTGAACCAGTTGGTTGTCATTGTGGTGAGGTTTTACGTGGCATACTTGATCCTGTATTATGTCCACTATTTGGTAAAACTTGTACACCCGAAAATCCGATTGGTGCATGTATGGTTAGTTCAGAAGGTAGTTGTGCAGCCCGCTATTACGAAGTTTAA
- a CDS encoding HypC/HybG/HupF family hydrogenase formation chaperone: MCLAVPMEIIRRQGNSAVVQINGVELSVSLDLVDDVQVGDYVIVHAGFAIQSLSVDEARETLAIFDRLS; this comes from the coding sequence ATGTGTTTAGCTGTTCCGATGGAAATCATACGACGTCAAGGAAATAGTGCGGTTGTGCAAATCAACGGTGTTGAATTATCTGTGTCGTTAGATTTGGTAGATGATGTGCAGGTGGGCGATTATGTTATTGTACATGCTGGTTTTGCGATTCAATCATTATCCGTAGATGAAGCACGAGAGACTTTAGCCATATTCGATCGCCTATCATAA
- the hypF gene encoding carbamoyltransferase HypF, which translates to MTTKIERRHILVSGIVQGVGFRPFVYHLAHAIKLSGTVKNNGGIVSIEIQGNLSQILSFCERLQSELKTPGKIEHLNISAIPICDKETTFKIIASENVASGTISLAPDGALCSDCRKEMYDQSNRRYLHPFISCTQCGPRYSITTAMPYDREHTTLNQFPMCTKCKREYENPGDRRYHAQAISCPKCGPQTWLINKGEDTNPPINRDVNGVAAIIAARKLLLADKIVAIKGIGGFHLAVNARSINAIQRLRKAKYRLRKPFAVMVHTIKVACSLVTLSVAAKKILTSYAAPIVLAPLCKATPYTELIAPGLGDLGIFLPYTGTHELLFNDDLDAIVLTSGNRSSEPMITDNQEAVANLPADAFLLHDREIYLACDDSVVRTMNNKTHSLSENIGIRRSRGYVPVSISTPFLPAKKILALGSEIKATVAILNQGMLTVGRHLGDLDNSRTLKAYFDEIMRTLAFYNFSPDIIAVDLHPEGSGRLAATKLFANIPIVEVQHHHAHMAAVLCEHAIALNKNVCGIMIDGLGYGYDGTIWGGEILVGDYSTVKRHAYLRPIAQPGGDQATIEPMRMATSLLYDADLGRIGMLGFVENFAAIAQMREFSPLTSSVGRLFDGVAAILGIAPERIDYEGEAAARLETIADSAVNDAYPLPLINNMLDTRALITALVKDKASISIRAARFHNGLADGLTFAALSSNQSIVALGGGSIVNRLLTRRIVGNLLHAGVRVLQPIQFPAGDGAIAVGQVACAACNL; encoded by the coding sequence ATGACAACTAAAATTGAACGTCGTCATATCTTAGTTAGTGGCATTGTACAGGGGGTTGGTTTTCGCCCATTTGTTTATCATCTTGCACATGCCATTAAACTTAGTGGAACAGTAAAAAATAACGGTGGGATAGTCAGTATAGAAATACAAGGCAATTTATCACAAATATTGAGCTTTTGTGAAAGATTGCAGAGTGAATTGAAAACGCCTGGCAAAATTGAACACCTAAATATTAGTGCTATACCCATTTGTGATAAGGAAACTACTTTTAAAATAATTGCCAGTGAAAATGTCGCAAGTGGAACGATAAGTCTGGCTCCTGATGGTGCTTTATGTAGTGATTGTCGTAAAGAGATGTATGACCAAAGTAATCGTCGCTATCTTCACCCATTTATTAGTTGCACACAGTGTGGTCCAAGATACAGCATTACTACAGCTATGCCCTATGATCGCGAGCACACCACACTTAATCAGTTTCCTATGTGTACAAAATGCAAACGCGAATATGAAAACCCAGGTGATCGTCGCTATCACGCACAAGCCATAAGTTGCCCAAAGTGTGGTCCACAAACATGGCTTATTAATAAAGGTGAAGATACTAATCCCCCAATTAATCGTGATGTTAATGGTGTTGCTGCTATTATTGCAGCACGAAAATTATTATTAGCAGATAAGATTGTTGCAATAAAAGGTATCGGTGGTTTTCATCTCGCGGTAAATGCTCGTAGTATTAATGCAATACAAAGATTGCGTAAAGCAAAGTATCGTTTACGCAAACCATTTGCAGTAATGGTTCATACTATTAAGGTTGCTTGTTCTTTAGTTACTTTAAGTGTTGCTGCAAAAAAGATATTAACAAGTTATGCCGCTCCAATTGTGTTAGCACCTCTATGCAAAGCAACACCTTATACTGAGCTTATCGCACCAGGCCTTGGTGATCTGGGAATATTTTTACCTTATACTGGTACTCACGAGTTACTTTTTAATGATGATTTAGATGCTATTGTTCTTACTTCTGGTAATCGTTCTAGTGAACCTATGATTACAGACAATCAAGAGGCTGTAGCTAATCTTCCTGCGGATGCTTTTCTCTTACATGATCGTGAAATTTACTTAGCCTGTGATGATAGTGTTGTTAGAACCATGAACAATAAAACTCATAGTTTAAGTGAAAATATTGGTATAAGGCGTTCACGTGGGTATGTACCCGTTAGTATTAGTACACCTTTTTTACCTGCGAAGAAAATATTAGCTTTAGGAAGTGAAATAAAAGCAACCGTTGCCATACTTAATCAAGGAATGCTAACAGTTGGCCGTCATCTTGGCGACCTTGATAATTCGCGAACACTAAAAGCCTATTTTGATGAAATTATGCGCACGTTAGCATTTTATAACTTTTCACCTGATATTATTGCTGTTGATCTGCATCCTGAAGGCTCTGGTCGTTTAGCGGCAACAAAACTTTTTGCTAATATTCCAATAGTAGAAGTACAGCATCATCATGCTCATATGGCGGCGGTACTTTGTGAGCATGCTATTGCTTTAAATAAAAATGTATGTGGAATAATGATAGATGGATTAGGCTATGGCTATGATGGCACAATTTGGGGTGGAGAAATATTAGTTGGTGATTATTCCACGGTTAAACGCCACGCATATTTACGACCAATAGCACAACCAGGAGGCGACCAAGCAACTATTGAGCCTATGCGTATGGCAACTAGTTTGTTGTATGATGCAGATCTTGGACGAATTGGTATGTTAGGGTTTGTTGAGAATTTTGCAGCCATAGCACAAATGCGAGAGTTTTCTCCACTTACTAGCAGTGTTGGTCGGTTATTTGATGGGGTTGCGGCAATTCTTGGTATTGCTCCCGAACGTATTGATTACGAAGGTGAAGCTGCAGCGCGTCTTGAAACTATCGCTGATTCTGCTGTTAATGATGCATATCCTCTACCATTGATAAACAACATGTTAGATACTCGCGCTCTGATCACTGCACTTGTAAAAGATAAAGCATCAATATCAATCAGAGCGGCGCGTTTTCATAATGGTCTCGCCGATGGATTGACATTTGCTGCATTATCATCGAACCAAAGTATAGTTGCTCTCGGAGGTGGGTCTATAGTAAATCGGCTATTGACTCGTCGAATAGTTGGTAATCTTTTGCACGCAGGTGTGAGAGTATTACAACCAATACAATTTCCTGCAGGTGATGGCGCGATTGCAGTAGGTCAGGTTGCTTGCGCTGCATGTAACCTGTAG
- a CDS encoding sigma-70 family RNA polymerase sigma factor produces MDTIFREHARFVTRCIERLVGTGSHVDDILQETFIAAFRNKERFDPERASITTWLYGIAANLCRRHRRGAFRFGRLQNKVASEAPFATLPMPDENIERQQSISLVYDCLQKLPFKQREIFALYELEGLDGGSIADMVGVPVGTVWTRLHHARQAFVKQVRHRTSTEGL; encoded by the coding sequence GTGGATACCATTTTCCGTGAGCACGCTCGCTTCGTGACTCGCTGTATTGAACGATTGGTAGGAACGGGCAGCCATGTCGATGACATACTGCAAGAAACTTTTATCGCAGCTTTTCGCAATAAAGAGCGATTCGATCCTGAGCGAGCCAGCATTACCACCTGGTTGTATGGTATTGCCGCAAACCTCTGTCGTCGTCATCGACGCGGTGCATTTCGTTTTGGAAGATTACAAAATAAAGTCGCTAGCGAAGCACCTTTTGCTACTCTGCCAATGCCCGACGAAAATATTGAACGTCAGCAGTCGATTTCGTTGGTTTATGATTGCCTGCAAAAACTTCCTTTTAAACAACGTGAGATCTTTGCGCTCTACGAGCTTGAAGGTCTCGATGGCGGTAGTATCGCCGATATGGTTGGTGTTCCGGTTGGTACCGTTTGGACCAGGTTGCACCATGCCCGTCAAGCGTTCGTCAAACAAGTACGACATCGAACGAGTACGGAGGGCTTATGA